The following are from one region of the Mesorhizobium sp. B2-8-5 genome:
- a CDS encoding ABC transporter substrate-binding protein, producing the protein MALGLLMGGVSFSAFADDASTFVYADAGEPSTIDPAKANVNWEFTVTRNIYDRLIDFDLNDPSKLLPALATEWQQDGKVWTFKLRDGVTFHDGTAFDANDVKATLDRLLKIGQGQSYLVDDIASVTVVDPKTVKIETKAPTVFLASNLSRIEMLSDEDIAKHKDDLGQAWFNENANGTGPYEFVSWTRGTQIELKRNDKWWGKFPEKPFDRVLDRFVTDGANRARGLEGGEFDLANFVPLDEALRIGTSSGFHLVEGNNLWAWPAIYLNMDLAPTNNKDFREALVKAFDYNAMVQSFQGKAEVGRGPVPSWFPGSPEKEEAEIKTDLDGAKAALAKSGLANAKMKCSVPAGFPEFRFAATVLQSSAQQLGVTVEIEEQPFVEAITAIKSDKSNCFVLGNANLSPSDATKFFAAHYLKGGFYNSGKFFDQTLQDLVAKLPTIADPTERGKLLKQAADIVVDSHYIIWTARPKTVVPEPDRIGGYRIDPAEYINARFWEMYSK; encoded by the coding sequence ATGGCGCTCGGCCTTTTGATGGGCGGCGTCTCCTTCTCGGCATTCGCCGACGACGCATCCACCTTCGTCTATGCCGATGCCGGCGAGCCGAGCACTATCGACCCGGCCAAGGCCAACGTGAACTGGGAGTTCACGGTCACCCGCAACATCTACGATCGCCTGATCGACTTCGATCTTAATGATCCATCCAAATTGTTGCCGGCCCTGGCGACGGAATGGCAGCAGGACGGCAAGGTCTGGACCTTCAAGCTGCGCGACGGCGTCACCTTCCACGACGGCACCGCCTTTGACGCCAACGACGTCAAGGCGACGCTCGACCGGTTGCTGAAGATCGGCCAGGGGCAGTCCTATCTGGTCGACGACATCGCCAGCGTCACCGTGGTCGACCCCAAGACCGTCAAGATCGAGACCAAGGCGCCGACCGTCTTCCTCGCCTCCAACCTCAGCCGCATCGAAATGCTGTCCGACGAGGACATCGCCAAGCACAAGGACGACCTCGGCCAGGCGTGGTTCAACGAGAACGCCAACGGCACCGGTCCCTACGAATTCGTGTCCTGGACGCGCGGCACCCAGATCGAGCTGAAACGCAACGACAAATGGTGGGGCAAGTTCCCGGAAAAGCCGTTCGACCGCGTGCTCGACCGTTTCGTCACCGACGGCGCCAACCGCGCCCGTGGCCTTGAAGGCGGCGAGTTCGACCTCGCCAATTTCGTTCCGCTCGACGAGGCGCTTCGCATCGGCACCAGCAGCGGCTTCCATCTCGTCGAAGGCAACAATCTGTGGGCATGGCCGGCGATCTATCTCAACATGGATCTGGCGCCGACCAACAACAAGGATTTCCGCGAGGCGCTGGTCAAGGCGTTCGACTACAACGCCATGGTGCAGTCCTTCCAGGGCAAGGCCGAAGTCGGCCGCGGCCCGGTGCCGTCCTGGTTCCCCGGCAGCCCGGAAAAGGAGGAGGCCGAGATCAAGACCGATCTCGACGGCGCCAAGGCAGCACTTGCCAAATCGGGTCTCGCCAATGCCAAGATGAAGTGCTCGGTCCCCGCCGGCTTCCCGGAATTCCGCTTTGCCGCGACCGTGCTCCAATCATCGGCCCAGCAGCTCGGCGTCACCGTCGAGATCGAGGAGCAGCCCTTCGTCGAGGCGATCACCGCCATCAAATCCGACAAGAGCAACTGCTTCGTGCTCGGCAACGCCAACCTCAGTCCGTCCGACGCGACCAAGTTCTTCGCGGCGCATTATCTCAAGGGCGGGTTCTACAATTCGGGCAAATTCTTCGACCAGACGCTGCAGGACCTCGTGGCGAAGCTGCCGACGATCGCCGACCCGACCGAGCGCGGCAAGCTGCTCAAGCAGGCGGCCGATATCGTGGTGGACTCCCACTACATCATCTGGACCGCGCGGCCCAAGACCGTGGTGCCCGAACCTGACCGTATCGGCGGCTATCGCATCGACCCGGCCGAGTACATCAACGCCCGCTTCTGGGAAATGTACAGCAAGTAA
- a CDS encoding GntR family transcriptional regulator, whose amino-acid sequence MQNLPEIQATSLSSQIYLRLRQELMSARLHPGDRLKIRDLAQQLGTSETPVREAIFQLVKDGALEMKPGYYIRVRRISLKEYLELRDIRLVLEPYAAAKAMPHIDEPFLTTLEDIHHKLIEAERTKDYAAALQHNYDFHFAVHRKSEMPHLIEMIERLWIQAGPLLSLLYPHGHPTYEGQHQHVNVIAALRAKDEAALRGAFEQDLIEGGRKFIEHLAGIESKEDTEDKPPQRSRR is encoded by the coding sequence ATGCAGAACCTGCCTGAGATTCAGGCGACGAGCCTGTCTTCGCAGATCTACCTGCGTCTTCGCCAGGAGTTGATGTCGGCGCGGCTTCATCCCGGCGACCGGCTGAAGATCCGCGACCTGGCCCAGCAACTCGGCACCAGCGAGACGCCTGTGCGCGAGGCTATCTTCCAACTCGTCAAGGACGGCGCGCTCGAGATGAAGCCGGGTTACTATATCCGCGTGCGGCGGATCAGCCTCAAGGAATATCTGGAGCTTCGCGACATCCGGCTGGTGCTCGAACCCTATGCCGCCGCCAAGGCGATGCCGCATATCGACGAGCCGTTCCTGACAACCCTCGAAGATATCCATCACAAGCTGATCGAGGCTGAGCGCACCAAGGATTACGCGGCCGCGCTTCAGCACAATTACGACTTCCACTTCGCGGTTCATCGCAAATCGGAAATGCCGCATCTGATCGAGATGATCGAGAGACTGTGGATCCAGGCCGGCCCGTTGCTCAGCCTGCTCTACCCGCATGGCCACCCGACCTATGAAGGCCAACATCAGCATGTCAACGTGATCGCGGCCTTGCGCGCCAAGGACGAGGCGGCGCTCCGCGGCGCCTTCGAACAGGACCTGATCGAGGGCGGCCGCAAATTCATCGAGCATCTCGCCGGTATCGAGAGCAAGGAAGATACCGAAGACAAGCCTCCGCAGCGGTCGCGGCGCTAG